Proteins found in one Lagopus muta isolate bLagMut1 chromosome 18, bLagMut1 primary, whole genome shotgun sequence genomic segment:
- the GAA gene encoding lysosomal alpha-glucosidase isoform X1: MAGRRALLLALLLRSLPSARSSADSACAVPPDERFDCGPERLLARAGCEERGCCYAPSGPGDGGPPWCFFPRGYRSYRADNVTATAGGYAARLRRVVPSFLPADVGTLRLDVALETESRLRFTLRDPARQRYEVPMATPRVSIRAADVLYGVQIRQDPFGIVVFRQPGGQVLLNTSVAPLFFADQFLQISTSLPSRFISGLGERLSPLILDTAWTRVTLWNRDMAPAPQVNLYGSHPFYLVLEDGGSAHGVFLLNSNAMDVLLQPSPALTWRTTGGILDFYVFLGPDPQNVVRQYLDVVGFPFMPPYWALGFHLCRWGYSSSATTRQAAANMSAWRFPLDVQWNDLDYMDAKRDFTYNKETFRDYPDMVHDFHQRGLHYVMIVDPGISSSGPPGTYRPYDDGLKRGVFIRNATGQPLIGKVWPGPTAFPDFTNPETHEWWHDMVKDFHQQVPFDGMWIDMNEPSNFVEGSQDGCPDSSLEKPPYVPGVFGGRLQAGTICASSQQHLSSHYNLHSLYGLTEAIASHNALLRVRGTRPFVISRSTFAGHGHYAGHWTGDVESSWEQLARSVPEVLLFNLLGVPLVGADICGFAGDTSEELCVRWTQLGAFYPFMRNHNDHGNRPQEPYAFGLAAQDAMRRALRLRYSLLPHLYTLFHRAHVAGDTVARPLFLEFPTDPNTWSVDRQLLWGAGLLITPVLEQGQTKVSGYFPAGTWYSFTGDSTIHSKGQWILLAAPLDTINVHIRAGHILPLQKPGLNTVESRKKGMTVVVALTPDGFARGELYWDDGESWQSFEKGDCTEILFLAARGAVLSQILRAGGHLDGILLEDVTVLGVPSAPQRVLANGIPVEDFSYRSDTQVLRVSVSLPMWEQFVVAWS; the protein is encoded by the exons AtggcggggcggcgggcgctgCTACTGGCGCTGCTGCTCCGCTCGCTCCCCTCCGCCCGCAGCTCCGCGGATTCCGCCTGCGCGGTGCCACCGGACGAACGCTTCGACTGCGGCCCCGAGCGGCTGCTGGCGCGGGCGGGCTGCGAGGAGCGGGGCTGCTGCTACGCTCCGTCCGGCCCCGGCGACGGCGGCCCTCCCTGGTGCTTCTTCCCCCGCGGCTACCGCAGCTACCGGGCGGACAACGTGACGGCCACGGCCGGCGGCTACGCGGCCCGGCTCCGCCGCGTGGTGCCCAGCTTTCTGCCCGCGGACGTGGGCACGTTGCGGCTGGACGTGGCGCTGGAGACCGAGAGCCGCCTGCGCTTCACG CTCCGCGATCCGGCGCGGCAGCGCTACGAGGTGCCCATGGCCACGCCGCGGGTGAGCATCCGTGCGGCTGATGTGCTGTACGGGGTGCAGATCCGCCAGGACCCTTTCGGCATCGTCGTGTTCCGGCAGCCCGGCGGGCAGGTCCT GCTCAACACCAGCGTCGCTCCGCTGTTCTTTGCGGACCAGTTCCTGCAGATCTCCACCTCTCTGCCCTCCCGTTTCATTTCTGGGCTGGGGGAGCGCCTGTCCCCTCTCATCCTCGACACGGCCTGGACCAGGGTCACACTGTGGAACCGAGACATGGCACCAGCG CCCCAGGTCAATCTTTATGGTTCCCATCCCTTCTACCTGGTGCTGGAGGACGGTGGCTCTGCGCATGGTGTCTTCCTGCTGAACAGCAATGCCATGG atgtgctcctgcagcccagcccagccctgacCTGGCGCACAACAGGAGGCATCCTGGACTTCTATGTCTTCTTGGGCCCCGACCCCCAGAATGTGGTGCGGCAGTACCTGGATGTTGTTG GGTTCCCCTTCATGCCCCCATACTGGGCCTTGGGCTTCCACCTGTGCCGCTGGGGTTATTCCTCCTCTGCCACCACCCGGCAGGCTGCAGCCAACATGTCAGCTTGGCGCTTCCCCCTG GACGTGCAGTGGAACGACCTGGATTACATGGATGCAAAGAGGGACTTTACCTACAACAAGGAAACCTTCAGGGATTACCCCGACATGGTGCACGACTTCCATCAGCGTGGACTGCACTATGTCATGATCGTG GATCCTGGCATCAGCAGCTCGGGGCCACCTGGCACCTATCGGCCCTACGACGATGGACTGAAGAGAGGAGTGTTCATCCGCAACGCCACAGGGCAGCCACTTATTGGGAAG GTGTGGCCAGGCCCCACGGCTTTCCCAGACTTCACCAACCCTGAGACGCACGAGTGGTGGCACGACATGGTGAAGGACTTCCACCAGCAGGTGCCATTCGATGGCATGTGGATT GACATGAACGAGCCATCCAACTTTGTGGAGGGCTCCCAGGATGGCTGCCCTGACAGCAGCCTGGAGAAGCCCCCATACGTGCCAG GTGTGTTTGGGGGCCGCCTGCAGGCAGGCACCATCTGCgcctccagccagcagcacctctcctCCCACTACAACCTGCACAGCCTGTATGGGCTGACCGAGGCCATCGCCTCCCACAA tgcacTGCTCAGGGTGCGGGGCACGCGACCCTTCGTCATCTCGCGCTCCACGTTTGCGGGACACGGCCATTATGCAGGGCACTGGACAGGGGATGtggagagcagctgggagcagctggccCGCTCTGTGCCAG AGGTGCTGCTCTTCAACCTCCTCGGGGTTCCGCTGGTGGGTGCTGACATCTGTGGCTTTGCGGGCGACACATCGGAGGAGCTGTGCGTGCGCTGGACCCAGCTGGGTGCCTTCTACCCCTTCATGAGGAACCACAATGACCACGGGAACCGA CCACAGGAGCCCTATGCCTTTGGCCTGGCTGCACAGGATGCCATGAGGAGGGCCCTCCGCCTCCGCTactccctcctgccccacctTTACACCCTCTTCCACCGGGCACACGTGGCTGGGGACACGGTGGCACGGCCACTGTTCCTTGA GTTCCCTACAGACCCCAACACGTGGAGCGTGGACCGCCAGCTGCTGTGGGGCGCAGGGCTGCTGATCACGCCGGTGCTGGAGCAGGGACAGACCAAAGTCAGTGGCTATTTCCCAGCTGGGACGTGGTACAGCTTCACAGGG gACTCAACCATCCACAGCAAAGGGCAATGGATCCTTTTAGCAGCACCCCTGGACACCATTAACGTGCACATCCGAGCAGGGCATATCCTGCCCCTGCAG AAGCCCGGACTGAACACAGTTGAGTCCCGCAAGAAGGGGATGACCGTGGTGGTGGCCTTGACACCGGACGGCTTCGCCCGTGGAGAGCTGTACTGGGACGATGGGGAGAGCTGGCAGAGCTTCGAGAAGGGGGACTGCACTGAGATCCTCTTCCTGGCTGCACGT GGTGCCGTGCTTAGCCAGATCTTGCGGGCTGGCGGCCACCTGGATGGGATCCTGCTGGAGGACGTCACCGTGCTGGGCGTCCCCAGTGCTCCACAGCGAGTCCTGGCCAATGGCATCCCCGTGGAGGACTTCTCATACCGCAGTGACACCCAG GTGCTGCGTGTCTCCGTGTCGCTGCCGATGTGGGAGCAGTTTGTGGTCGCTTGGTCCTGA
- the GAA gene encoding lysosomal alpha-glucosidase isoform X2 yields the protein MAGRRALLLALLLRSLPSARSSADSACAVPPDERFDCGPERLLARAGCEERGCCYAPSGPGDGGPPWCFFPRGYRSYRADNVTATAGGYAARLRRVVPSFLPADVGTLRLDVALETESRLRFTLRDPARQRYEVPMATPRVSIRAADVLYGVQIRQDPFGIVVFRQPGGQVLLNTSVAPLFFADQFLQISTSLPSRFISGLGERLSPLILDTAWTRVTLWNRDMAPAPQVNLYGSHPFYLVLEDGGSAHGVFLLNSNAMDVLLQPSPALTWRTTGGILDFYVFLGPDPQNVVRQYLDVVGFPFMPPYWALGFHLCRWGYSSSATTRQAAANMSAWRFPLDVQWNDLDYMDAKRDFTYNKETFRDYPDMVHDFHQRGLHYVMIVDPGISSSGPPGTYRPYDDGLKRGVFIRNATGQPLIGKVWPGPTAFPDFTNPETHEWWHDMVKDFHQQVPFDGMWIDMNEPSNFVEGSQDGCPDSSLEKPPYVPGVFGGRLQAGTICASSQQHLSSHYNLHSLYGLTEAIASHNALLRVRGTRPFVISRSTFAGHGHYAGHWTGDVESSWEQLARSVPEVLLFNLLGVPLVGADICGFAGDTSEELCVRWTQLGAFYPFMRNHNDHGNRPQEPYAFGLAAQDAMRRALRLRYSLLPHLYTLFHRAHVAGDTVARPLFLEFPTDPNTWSVDRQLLWGAGLLITPVLEQGQTKVSGYFPAGTWYSFTGDSTIHSKGQWILLAAPLDTINVHIRAGHILPLQPGLNTVESRKKGMTVVVALTPDGFARGELYWDDGESWQSFEKGDCTEILFLAARGAVLSQILRAGGHLDGILLEDVTVLGVPSAPQRVLANGIPVEDFSYRSDTQVLRVSVSLPMWEQFVVAWS from the exons AtggcggggcggcgggcgctgCTACTGGCGCTGCTGCTCCGCTCGCTCCCCTCCGCCCGCAGCTCCGCGGATTCCGCCTGCGCGGTGCCACCGGACGAACGCTTCGACTGCGGCCCCGAGCGGCTGCTGGCGCGGGCGGGCTGCGAGGAGCGGGGCTGCTGCTACGCTCCGTCCGGCCCCGGCGACGGCGGCCCTCCCTGGTGCTTCTTCCCCCGCGGCTACCGCAGCTACCGGGCGGACAACGTGACGGCCACGGCCGGCGGCTACGCGGCCCGGCTCCGCCGCGTGGTGCCCAGCTTTCTGCCCGCGGACGTGGGCACGTTGCGGCTGGACGTGGCGCTGGAGACCGAGAGCCGCCTGCGCTTCACG CTCCGCGATCCGGCGCGGCAGCGCTACGAGGTGCCCATGGCCACGCCGCGGGTGAGCATCCGTGCGGCTGATGTGCTGTACGGGGTGCAGATCCGCCAGGACCCTTTCGGCATCGTCGTGTTCCGGCAGCCCGGCGGGCAGGTCCT GCTCAACACCAGCGTCGCTCCGCTGTTCTTTGCGGACCAGTTCCTGCAGATCTCCACCTCTCTGCCCTCCCGTTTCATTTCTGGGCTGGGGGAGCGCCTGTCCCCTCTCATCCTCGACACGGCCTGGACCAGGGTCACACTGTGGAACCGAGACATGGCACCAGCG CCCCAGGTCAATCTTTATGGTTCCCATCCCTTCTACCTGGTGCTGGAGGACGGTGGCTCTGCGCATGGTGTCTTCCTGCTGAACAGCAATGCCATGG atgtgctcctgcagcccagcccagccctgacCTGGCGCACAACAGGAGGCATCCTGGACTTCTATGTCTTCTTGGGCCCCGACCCCCAGAATGTGGTGCGGCAGTACCTGGATGTTGTTG GGTTCCCCTTCATGCCCCCATACTGGGCCTTGGGCTTCCACCTGTGCCGCTGGGGTTATTCCTCCTCTGCCACCACCCGGCAGGCTGCAGCCAACATGTCAGCTTGGCGCTTCCCCCTG GACGTGCAGTGGAACGACCTGGATTACATGGATGCAAAGAGGGACTTTACCTACAACAAGGAAACCTTCAGGGATTACCCCGACATGGTGCACGACTTCCATCAGCGTGGACTGCACTATGTCATGATCGTG GATCCTGGCATCAGCAGCTCGGGGCCACCTGGCACCTATCGGCCCTACGACGATGGACTGAAGAGAGGAGTGTTCATCCGCAACGCCACAGGGCAGCCACTTATTGGGAAG GTGTGGCCAGGCCCCACGGCTTTCCCAGACTTCACCAACCCTGAGACGCACGAGTGGTGGCACGACATGGTGAAGGACTTCCACCAGCAGGTGCCATTCGATGGCATGTGGATT GACATGAACGAGCCATCCAACTTTGTGGAGGGCTCCCAGGATGGCTGCCCTGACAGCAGCCTGGAGAAGCCCCCATACGTGCCAG GTGTGTTTGGGGGCCGCCTGCAGGCAGGCACCATCTGCgcctccagccagcagcacctctcctCCCACTACAACCTGCACAGCCTGTATGGGCTGACCGAGGCCATCGCCTCCCACAA tgcacTGCTCAGGGTGCGGGGCACGCGACCCTTCGTCATCTCGCGCTCCACGTTTGCGGGACACGGCCATTATGCAGGGCACTGGACAGGGGATGtggagagcagctgggagcagctggccCGCTCTGTGCCAG AGGTGCTGCTCTTCAACCTCCTCGGGGTTCCGCTGGTGGGTGCTGACATCTGTGGCTTTGCGGGCGACACATCGGAGGAGCTGTGCGTGCGCTGGACCCAGCTGGGTGCCTTCTACCCCTTCATGAGGAACCACAATGACCACGGGAACCGA CCACAGGAGCCCTATGCCTTTGGCCTGGCTGCACAGGATGCCATGAGGAGGGCCCTCCGCCTCCGCTactccctcctgccccacctTTACACCCTCTTCCACCGGGCACACGTGGCTGGGGACACGGTGGCACGGCCACTGTTCCTTGA GTTCCCTACAGACCCCAACACGTGGAGCGTGGACCGCCAGCTGCTGTGGGGCGCAGGGCTGCTGATCACGCCGGTGCTGGAGCAGGGACAGACCAAAGTCAGTGGCTATTTCCCAGCTGGGACGTGGTACAGCTTCACAGGG gACTCAACCATCCACAGCAAAGGGCAATGGATCCTTTTAGCAGCACCCCTGGACACCATTAACGTGCACATCCGAGCAGGGCATATCCTGCCCCTGCAG CCCGGACTGAACACAGTTGAGTCCCGCAAGAAGGGGATGACCGTGGTGGTGGCCTTGACACCGGACGGCTTCGCCCGTGGAGAGCTGTACTGGGACGATGGGGAGAGCTGGCAGAGCTTCGAGAAGGGGGACTGCACTGAGATCCTCTTCCTGGCTGCACGT GGTGCCGTGCTTAGCCAGATCTTGCGGGCTGGCGGCCACCTGGATGGGATCCTGCTGGAGGACGTCACCGTGCTGGGCGTCCCCAGTGCTCCACAGCGAGTCCTGGCCAATGGCATCCCCGTGGAGGACTTCTCATACCGCAGTGACACCCAG GTGCTGCGTGTCTCCGTGTCGCTGCCGATGTGGGAGCAGTTTGTGGTCGCTTGGTCCTGA
- the CCDC40 gene encoding coiled-coil domain-containing protein 40 — protein sequence MEFDGSPPELAEMEQPETESESPTHIASGTPMQAPAFAGDLNSSTEPESALEQFNQLASEHGGQKREQDHQQVGAEQNETSGRSNEAAEETQLVVLDPEHPLMRRFQAALKNYLTKQMEKVDLELRELRTATKKSNEQREELGVILYGAQQQLAHLQLELEKSHSRRSQAAAARRQLEEELEGLRLTYQKVCQNTADERRKVSAMQAQAENLASRLLHMQNMDEEMHHNILLMKQSTKKAEAEKIQAEVEKKKQDLLVERLTRKAYELQEQIALFEAQFVAQAEDTKVTRQAVNEACMEVQAINVEKKQLMNHWTNSLAGVKQRDEAYVAAQELLSKYRRDLQSIETNIHGYRKSIRKEEEKNEMLVTILNRSYNDANTTKKLIAQCLSKQEALKLESGSYTHILNETQQAVSRIKMDRAARLNESLSISKDIEKETEAKEQIESEIMAKLRDQMMSNKAEKHFSQLVAKLDQRKTDLELHFSKVENDMSQVILNTTHTNCRLTVLQKTLCELDKEIKDIHHLISRGESEISKGNLLMENKQGLIRQYNQKLEALLSQQGGQELGPLEIEINKLTKEIEECNSEVMMLQKYWLSLQRELLKLTREQEDQLTSLDTLKKQITIMQQKKLRTENEIQQQIKEQKDLERHMKSISNDLIKLNVLISKNNSSFTELQYGNIITENEFVRSLKAAEKESMEMQEKHSQLTEEKERLLNSLVEAEHQIMLWEKKIQLTKEMRSAVDSERGQGEIRAMRAEIHRMQVRYGQLMKQQEKMIRDMEASVARREAIATRGEGRNKTDQKRITKSDFCRKKEELRKKIAESQKNAQDCNKIILELESTQASLSASLVEKQQEMCMLQAESHGLDSHTECLRYKKQWNLLEIVAYQTRQKHLQALKEGKYTPLCSSEQSCRNEQQKLQERLRAISAIVHRVQQEQPQHHPALQWLGERLESGLGSQEA from the exons ATGGAATTTGATGGTAGCCCTCCTGAACTGGCAGAGATGGAGCAGCCAGAAACAGAGAGTGAGAGCCCTACCCATATAGCTTCAGGAACTCCTATGCAGGCACCTGCATTTGCAGGGGACTTGAACAGCTCCACAGAGCCAG AATCTGCCTTGGAGCAGTTTAATCAGCTTGCTAGTGAGCATGGTGGCCAAAAACGGGAACAGGACCACCAGCAGGTTGGAGCtgagcaaaatgaaacaagtggaagaagtaacgaagcagcagaagaaacacagcTAGTTGTCCTGGATCCAGAACAT CCTCTGATGAGAAGATTCCAGGCTGCCCTCAAGAATTACCTTACTAAGCAGATGGAAAAAGTGGATCTAGAGCTTCGAGAACTG AGGACGGCGACAAAGAAGAGCAATGAACAGAGAGAAGAGCTCGGGGTGATTCTTTATGGTGCGCAGCAGCAGCTGGCCcatctgcagctggagctggagaagaGCCACAGCCGTCGCTCTCAGGCAGCCGCAGCGCGTCGGCAGCTGGAAGAGGAGCTGGAGGGCCTCAGGCTGACCTACCAGAAAGTGTGTCAGAACACGGCTGATGAACGCAGGAAAG TTTCTGCAATGCAGGCCCAAGCAGAAAACTTGGCCTCACGTCTCTTGCACATGCAGAATATGGATGAGGAGATGCATCATAATATCTTACTGATGAAGCAGTCGACAAAGAAGGCTGAAGCAGAGAAGATTCAGGCtgaggtggaaaagaaaaaacag GATCTTCTAGTGGAACGCTTAACAAGAAAAGCCTATGAACTACAAGAACAGATTGCTCTGTTTGAAGCCCAGTTTGTGGCCCAGGCAGAGGACACCAAAGTGACTCGGCAGGCAGTGaatgag GCCTGTATGGAGGTGCAGGCTATTAACGTGGAGAAGAAGCAATTGATGAACCACTGGACAAACAGCTTAGCTGGAGTGAAGCAAAGAGATGAGGCCTATGTTGCtgcacaggagctgctgag CAAGTACAGACGTGACCTCCAGTCCATAGAAACAAACATCCATGGCTACAGAAAGTCAAtcaggaaggaagaggagaagaatgAGATGCTTGTCACGATACTGAACCGTTCATATAATGATGCCAACACTACAAAGAAACTGATTGCCCAGTGCCTTTCAAAGCAGGAGGCCTTGAAGCTTGAATCTGGCAGCTACACTCACATTCTCAACGAGACACAGCAGGCTGTCAGCAGGATCAAGATG GATCGAGCTGCTCGTCTAAACGAGTCCTTATCCATTAGTAAGGACAtagagaaagaaactgaagcCAAAGAGCAGATAGAGAGTGAGATCATGGCAAAGCTGCGGGACCAGATGATGtccaacaaagcagaaaagcacttCTCACAGCTGGTTGCAAAACTTgatcagagaaaaacagatctg GAGCTGCATTTTTCCAAGGTTGAAAATGATATGAGCCAGGTTATCCTGAACACAACTCACACTAACTGCAGGCTGACGGTCCTCCAAAAAACACTGTGTGAGCTggacaaggaaataaaagacatCCACCATCTAATCAGTCGTGGTGAAAGTGAGATCTCAAAGGGCAACCTCCTGATGGAGAATAAGCAAGGGCTCATCAGGCAGTACAACCAGAAGCTGGAGGCACTTCTTTCTCAGCAAGGG GGGCAAGAATTGGGACCTTTGGAAATTGAGATCAACAAGCTGACGAAGGAGATAGAAGAATGTAATTCTGAGGTGATGATGCTGCAGAAGTACTGGCTCAGTCTGCAGAGAGAGCTGCTCAAGCTGACCCGTGAGCAGGAGGACCAGCTCACCTCCTTGGACACGTTAAAGAAACAGATCACAATAATGCAGCAGAAGAAGCTGCGCACTGAAA ATGAAATCcaacagcaaataaaagagcagaaagacCTTGAACGTCACATGAAGAGCATATCCAATGACTTGATAAAGCTGAATGTGTTGATCAGCAAGAACAACAGCAgcttcacagagctgcagtatGGCAACATTATCACAGAGAACGAGTTCGTACGCTCTCTCAAG GCAGCAGAAAAGGAATCCATGGAGATGCAGGAGAAGCACAGCCAATTGactgaggagaaggaaagaCTCTTAAACAGCCTGGTGGAAGCAGA GCATCAAATCATGCTGTGGGAGAAAAAGATCCAGCTGACAAAAGAGATGCGCTCAGCAGTGGATTCTGAGAGAGGGCAAGGAGAAATCCGAGCCATGAGAGCAGAGATTCACAGAATGCAG GTCCGCTACGGCCAGCTGatgaagcagcaggagaagaTGATTCGTGACATGGAGGCATCTGTTGCTCGTAGGGAGGCCATCGCAACTCGTGGGGAAGGTCGGAACAAAACAGATCAGAAACGTATCACCAAGAGCGACTTCTGCCGCAAGAAAGAGGAGCTGAGAAAGAAGATTGCTGAAAGCCAGAAG AATGCTCAAGACTGCAACAAAATTATCCTGGAGCTGGAGAGTACCCAAGCATCCCTTAGTGCCAGCCTGGtggaaaagcaacaagaaatgTGCATGCTGCAGGCTGAGTCCCATGGCCTCGATTCACACACGGAATGTCTTCGGTACAAAAAGCAATGG AACCTTTTGGAGATTGTGGCCTATCAGACACGGCAGAAGCATCTGCAGGCGCTGAAGGAAGGGAAGTACACACccctgtgcagctctgagcagagctgcagaaacgAGCAGCAAAAACTGCAGGAGCGGCTCCGTGCCATCAGTGCCATTGTCCACCGcgtgcagcaggagcagccgcAGCACCACCCGGCCCTGCAGTGGCTCGGGGAGCGCCTGGAATCCGGGCTGGGCTCGCAGGAAGCCTGA